The proteins below come from a single Treponema phagedenis genomic window:
- a CDS encoding extracellular solute-binding protein, with the protein MRKIIGIICAVLLACAVFGCAKGEGQTEDILVVYSPNSETLVKATIPAFEAKYNVKVELIQAGTGQLLKRLQTEKADPYADLLWGGSYSSIRDNKDLFQDYVSANNENVLPAYQNTTGFITPYTLDGSCLLINTNLVKAPITGYADLLNPEYKGKISSADPSNSSSAFAQLTNILLAMGGYEDAKAWEFVKDLYRNVDGKIKGSSSGVYKAVADGEMSIGLTYEDPSVSLEQSGAPVKIIFPSEGSVFLPAGSAIVKDAKHLSLAQKFIDFIISEECQNNFAETTSNRPVIKNGKTPKGMKEFSQIHVIDEDMDYVYTHKKELVEKYKKIFVELSN; encoded by the coding sequence ATGCGGAAAATTATCGGTATTATTTGTGCGGTGTTATTGGCTTGTGCAGTATTCGGATGTGCGAAGGGTGAAGGTCAAACAGAGGACATTTTGGTTGTATACAGTCCCAACAGTGAAACCTTGGTAAAAGCGACAATCCCCGCATTTGAGGCAAAGTATAATGTAAAGGTTGAGTTAATTCAGGCGGGCACCGGACAGTTGCTGAAAAGATTGCAAACGGAAAAAGCCGACCCCTATGCGGATCTGCTTTGGGGCGGCAGTTATTCAAGCATTCGCGATAACAAAGATTTGTTTCAGGACTATGTTTCCGCGAATAATGAAAATGTTCTTCCGGCTTATCAAAACACCACCGGCTTTATTACGCCCTATACGTTAGACGGCAGCTGCCTGCTTATCAATACCAACTTGGTGAAAGCGCCGATTACCGGATATGCCGATTTGCTTAATCCAGAATATAAGGGAAAAATTTCGAGTGCGGATCCTTCAAACTCTTCAAGTGCCTTTGCGCAGCTTACCAATATTCTTTTGGCAATGGGCGGGTATGAAGATGCAAAGGCTTGGGAATTTGTAAAAGATTTGTATCGCAATGTTGACGGAAAAATAAAGGGAAGTTCTTCCGGCGTGTATAAGGCGGTTGCCGACGGAGAAATGAGTATCGGTTTAACCTATGAGGATCCTTCTGTTTCCTTGGAACAGTCCGGAGCACCGGTAAAAATCATTTTCCCGTCCGAGGGCTCGGTGTTTTTACCCGCTGGCAGTGCAATCGTAAAAGATGCAAAACATCTTTCTCTTGCGCAAAAATTTATTGATTTTATTATCAGCGAAGAATGTCAAAATAATTTTGCGGAAACAACCAGCAATCGTCCGGTTATCAAAAACGGAAAAACACCAAAAGGGATGAAAGAGTTTTCTCAGATTCATGTTATCGATGAAGATATGGACTATGTGTATACACATAAAAAAGAGTTGGTTGAAAAGTATAAAAAAATATTTGTAGAATTAAGCAATTAG
- a CDS encoding ABC transporter ATP-binding protein, translating to MSKILIKDAVKKYGETVVIQNLSVEIPDGSLFTLLGPSGCGKTTLLRMIAGFNSIEGGSFFFDDVLINDLDPSKRNIGMVFQNYAIFPHLSVEDNVKFGLKQRNLSKEEIQRRADYFLSLMQIEQYRTRMPAQLSGGQQQRVALARALAIHPSVLLMDEPLSNLDAKLRIDMRSVIRRIQREIGITTVYVTHDQEEAMAISDYIAIMKDGKIQHLGTAREIYHRPKNVFVAGFIGRNNIIKTMIKDKHVLLNAVPVMPLPLADQEVQLSIRPEDFSFADEGVPAKILDSTFLGSETHYRVSLNDEIEIDIVEESDVSEIPVGSSVHLKIKTEKINVFNADGSINLLYT from the coding sequence ATGAGTAAAATTCTTATCAAAGATGCGGTAAAAAAATACGGTGAGACCGTTGTCATACAAAACTTAAGCGTGGAAATTCCCGACGGCTCTTTATTCACCCTGCTTGGGCCGAGCGGCTGTGGAAAGACTACGCTTTTGCGCATGATTGCCGGCTTTAATTCTATTGAAGGCGGCAGCTTTTTTTTCGATGATGTGCTGATAAATGACCTTGATCCGAGTAAGCGGAATATCGGCATGGTTTTTCAAAACTATGCAATATTCCCCCATTTATCGGTTGAAGATAATGTGAAGTTCGGTTTAAAACAACGGAACCTTTCCAAAGAAGAGATTCAACGCAGAGCTGATTATTTTTTAAGTTTGATGCAAATTGAACAATACCGCACCAGAATGCCGGCGCAGCTTTCGGGCGGGCAGCAGCAGCGCGTTGCACTCGCCCGCGCTTTGGCAATTCATCCGAGCGTATTACTGATGGACGAGCCGCTTTCAAACCTTGATGCAAAACTGCGGATTGATATGCGCAGTGTTATCCGGCGTATTCAGCGGGAAATCGGAATTACAACCGTGTATGTAACGCATGATCAGGAAGAGGCAATGGCAATCAGTGATTATATCGCCATTATGAAAGATGGAAAGATTCAGCACTTAGGCACCGCGCGGGAAATTTATCACCGGCCGAAAAATGTGTTTGTGGCAGGCTTTATCGGCAGAAACAATATTATCAAAACAATGATAAAAGATAAGCACGTGCTGCTTAACGCGGTGCCGGTTATGCCGCTGCCGCTTGCAGACCAAGAAGTACAGCTTTCGATTCGTCCCGAAGATTTTTCTTTTGCTGATGAAGGAGTGCCGGCAAAAATTCTTGACAGTACCTTCTTAGGCTCGGAAACTCACTACCGTGTTTCGCTCAATGATGAAATAGAAATTGACATTGTTGAAGAAAGCGACGTTAGCGAAATTCCCGTAGGGAGCAGTGTTCATTTGAAGATTAAAACCGAAAAAATTAATGTTTTTAACGCTGACGGCTCTATAAACCTGTTATACACATGA
- a CDS encoding ABC transporter permease, with translation MKKKKFDSWTIITLVIAFGYALFLLYPLCVLLFKAVFDKSSGSFTLAYFKKFFSQAFYYRTLSNSFVISTVATVLSLLIGVPLAYFFTAYRIRGKKILRVFIILSSMSAPFIGAYSWILLLGRNGVITRLLHSAFGLTGMTIYGFNGILLVFVLQLFSLIFLYVEGALATVDNSLLEASESLGVKGVKRFITVLVPLILPTILAGALLVFMRAFADFGTPMLIGEGYRTFPVLIFDEFINELGGSDEFASAIAVLAILITTIVFLLQKYVAKKNAVSMSSLHPIHEQPLHGIKKILIYVFSYGIVALAIAPQLYVLYTSFLKTKGMVFQKGYSFISYTTAFSKLGTSIQNTIIIPGISLAIIISLAVFIAYITVRKKNLLSSSIDIVSMIPYIIPGTVVGIALLGAFNRRPFLLTGSFTIMIIALIIRRLPYTIRSSVATIQQIPQSIEEAALSLGSSKLNTFFKITVPMMKSGIISGAILSWITMITELSTAIILYTAKTQTLTVAVYTEVIRGNYGVAAALSAILTLVTIFSLLLFMRVSKKQVSV, from the coding sequence ATGAAAAAGAAAAAATTTGATTCATGGACAATAATTACCTTAGTGATTGCCTTCGGGTACGCACTTTTCTTATTGTATCCACTTTGTGTGCTCTTATTCAAAGCGGTTTTTGATAAAAGCTCCGGCAGTTTTACGCTTGCGTATTTTAAAAAGTTTTTTTCGCAAGCATTTTATTACCGCACACTCTCTAATAGTTTTGTCATCTCAACCGTTGCGACCGTTTTGTCATTACTGATCGGTGTGCCGCTTGCCTATTTTTTTACCGCTTACCGTATACGCGGTAAAAAAATTCTCAGGGTATTCATCATCTTATCTTCAATGTCAGCCCCGTTCATCGGTGCGTACTCATGGATTTTGCTTTTAGGAAGAAACGGCGTCATCACTCGTTTGCTGCACTCCGCCTTTGGATTAACAGGAATGACTATTTACGGATTTAACGGCATACTGCTTGTTTTTGTGCTGCAGCTTTTTTCTTTAATATTCCTGTATGTTGAAGGAGCGCTTGCAACAGTTGATAACTCTTTGCTTGAAGCAAGCGAAAGCCTTGGCGTAAAGGGCGTAAAGCGGTTTATCACCGTGTTGGTTCCGCTCATCTTGCCGACAATTTTAGCAGGTGCCTTACTGGTATTCATGCGCGCCTTTGCCGACTTCGGCACCCCAATGCTCATCGGTGAAGGCTACCGTACTTTTCCTGTTTTAATCTTTGATGAGTTTATCAACGAGCTTGGCGGAAGTGATGAGTTTGCTTCGGCAATCGCGGTGCTTGCCATTCTTATTACCACAATAGTTTTTTTACTGCAAAAATATGTTGCAAAAAAGAATGCGGTGAGCATGAGTTCTTTGCACCCGATTCATGAGCAGCCTTTACACGGCATAAAGAAAATACTGATATATGTTTTTAGCTATGGTATTGTCGCGCTGGCAATAGCGCCGCAACTCTATGTGCTCTATACTTCCTTTTTAAAAACAAAAGGGATGGTTTTTCAAAAAGGATATTCGTTTATCTCGTACACAACCGCTTTTTCAAAACTCGGTACTTCAATTCAAAACACTATTATCATACCGGGAATTTCTTTAGCGATAATTATTTCGCTTGCGGTTTTTATTGCGTATATCACTGTGCGAAAGAAAAATCTCTTAAGCTCTTCAATAGATATAGTGTCGATGATTCCCTATATTATTCCGGGAACAGTGGTGGGTATTGCTTTACTCGGAGCATTTAATAGAAGACCTTTTTTACTGACCGGCAGTTTTACTATAATGATCATCGCCCTCATTATCAGAAGGCTTCCCTATACCATTCGCTCAAGTGTTGCAACCATTCAGCAGATTCCTCAAAGTATTGAAGAAGCGGCGCTCTCTCTCGGGAGCAGTAAGCTGAACACGTTTTTTAAGATTACGGTTCCAATGATGAAATCGGGAATTATTTCAGGCGCTATCTTAAGCTGGATTACCATGATTACCGAATTGTCCACGGCGATTATTTTGTACACCGCAAAAACGCAAACACTCACCGTGGCGGTTTACACAGAAGTAATTCGCGGAAACTACGGCGTTGCCGCAGCCCTTTCCGCCATACTGACTCTTGTAACAATATTCTCGCTCCTGCTTTTTATGCGGGTTTCAAAAAAACAAGTATCCGTTTAA
- the ffh gene encoding signal recognition particle protein, translated as MLEKITDTFSGIIRKIGGKATITEKNIEDAVEEIKTALLDADVNLRVVRRFINATIEEAKGETVLKSVNPGQQFVKIVHDKILSFLGDDKQDLQLKGPDTQSVILFLGLQGSGKTTSAAKLAARLKKEGRKPLLVACDLVRPAAIEQLSVLGTQIEVPVYKEESKNAVQVAKNGLAFAKKNFYDTVIVDTAGRLQIDAEMMNEIIAIKKAINPVETLLVADSMTGQSAVDIAKEFDGSVGLSGVILTKFDSDTRGGAALSLKTITGKPILFIGTGEKIEDLEPFYPERIASRILGMGDIVSLVEKAQETIDAEEAMRLQKKMANESFTLSDMLTQLESFEKMGSIESMLDMLPGLTGKISQEDIDKAGLKKQKAIIQSMTIKERENFRIIGPSRRKRIARGSGTSVGEVNKLLKQFEKTRQTMRKVAKNKGLQSKLMGGGMGNFFG; from the coding sequence ATGCTTGAAAAAATAACCGATACATTCAGCGGAATTATTCGTAAAATAGGCGGAAAGGCAACAATCACCGAAAAAAACATCGAAGATGCGGTTGAAGAGATAAAAACAGCCTTACTTGATGCGGACGTCAACTTGCGGGTTGTGCGCCGCTTTATCAATGCAACAATTGAAGAAGCAAAGGGAGAGACCGTATTAAAATCGGTTAATCCCGGGCAGCAGTTTGTAAAAATTGTGCATGATAAGATTCTTTCCTTTTTAGGGGATGACAAACAAGATTTACAATTGAAAGGCCCTGATACTCAATCAGTAATTTTATTTTTAGGGTTGCAAGGTTCCGGAAAAACAACTTCTGCGGCAAAACTCGCCGCGCGCTTAAAAAAAGAAGGAAGAAAACCGCTTCTTGTAGCCTGTGACCTTGTTCGTCCCGCCGCTATTGAACAACTGTCTGTTTTAGGCACTCAAATTGAAGTTCCTGTGTATAAAGAAGAGTCTAAAAATGCGGTTCAAGTAGCAAAAAACGGACTTGCTTTTGCCAAAAAAAACTTTTATGACACGGTTATTGTAGATACCGCCGGGCGCTTACAGATCGATGCGGAAATGATGAATGAAATTATTGCAATAAAAAAAGCGATAAATCCGGTAGAAACTTTGCTTGTTGCGGATTCTATGACTGGACAAAGTGCCGTAGATATTGCAAAAGAATTCGACGGTTCGGTAGGTCTGTCAGGCGTTATACTTACTAAATTTGATTCGGATACAAGGGGTGGCGCCGCTCTTTCATTAAAAACAATTACCGGCAAACCGATTTTGTTTATCGGAACAGGCGAAAAAATTGAAGATTTAGAGCCTTTTTATCCGGAACGAATTGCAAGCAGAATTCTCGGTATGGGAGACATTGTTTCATTAGTGGAAAAAGCGCAGGAAACAATAGATGCCGAGGAAGCAATGCGTTTGCAGAAAAAGATGGCAAACGAATCCTTTACCTTATCTGATATGCTTACACAACTTGAGAGCTTTGAAAAAATGGGTTCAATAGAATCTATGCTTGATATGCTTCCCGGGTTAACGGGAAAAATTTCTCAAGAAGATATTGATAAAGCAGGATTAAAAAAGCAGAAAGCGATTATTCAATCAATGACGATTAAAGAAAGAGAAAATTTTCGCATTATCGGGCCTTCTCGCAGAAAAAGAATTGCACGCGGATCCGGCACCTCTGTCGGAGAGGTGAATAAACTTTTAAAACAATTTGAAAAAACCCGTCAAACCATGCGCAAAGTTGCAAAAAATAAAGGCTTGCAGTCCAAATTGATGGGCGGAGGTATGGGAAATTTTTTCGGGTAA
- a CDS encoding nucleoside kinase, with protein sequence MSEFTIRFPNEQKKRFVQPISAGALLAYMPNIDKTVYGMKVNNELVALSKTIDIRASVEPVLKGTQEGSKIYRRTLCLLLAAASQALYPEPRLLVGHSLGYSYYYTLEGNNTEKIDFKKIEEKMRELVEADIPIQTRWLSYEEAIEMFQNSNQPDTYKLLSYISKPKILINKLGDFHDLFFQPVMDRTGEVKVFELMPYGEGFLLRFPSTAEPDKLPVFDDIPQLFTVYKEYKQWGKLVGVSAVGQLNTIIEKRKTKDYVEIIETMQNNKLAKIAGQIEEKKTVKLVLIAGPSSSGKTTTAKKLSMQLRVLGFDPHIISLDDFYLGSAKTPIGEDGKPDYECLEAIDVPLINEILLKLFNGEMVELPSYNFKTGEREYRGKTLQCNERSIVIMEGIHGLNDKTTAEIDPNLKFKIYLSALTQLNLDDHNRIPTSDNRLLRRIVRDAQFRSTAASKTIEMWENVRSGEAKYIFPYQGNADAMFNTALDYELSVLKIYAEPLLRTVKPTDPSYSEASRLLMFLNNFLSISPSFVPGQSILREFIGDSDFSYR encoded by the coding sequence ATGAGTGAATTTACCATACGCTTTCCAAACGAACAAAAAAAGCGATTTGTGCAACCTATTTCTGCCGGAGCCTTATTGGCCTATATGCCAAACATTGATAAAACTGTTTACGGTATGAAGGTTAATAATGAGCTCGTTGCGTTGAGTAAAACCATTGATATACGCGCAAGTGTAGAGCCTGTATTAAAAGGTACTCAAGAAGGCTCAAAAATTTATCGCAGAACCCTGTGTTTGCTGCTTGCAGCCGCCTCACAAGCACTCTACCCAGAGCCAAGGCTGCTGGTAGGCCACAGCCTTGGCTATAGTTATTATTATACACTTGAAGGAAATAATACCGAGAAAATAGACTTTAAAAAAATTGAAGAGAAAATGCGGGAGCTTGTGGAAGCTGATATACCAATTCAAACCCGCTGGCTTTCTTATGAAGAAGCGATTGAAATGTTCCAAAATTCAAATCAACCCGACACGTATAAACTTCTTTCTTATATAAGTAAACCTAAAATTCTGATTAATAAACTTGGAGATTTTCATGACCTGTTTTTTCAACCGGTAATGGACAGAACGGGAGAAGTAAAGGTGTTTGAACTTATGCCATACGGCGAAGGTTTTTTACTGCGTTTTCCTTCTACTGCGGAGCCTGATAAATTACCGGTATTTGATGACATACCGCAACTTTTTACTGTTTACAAAGAATATAAACAATGGGGAAAACTGGTCGGCGTATCTGCTGTCGGACAGTTAAATACTATTATCGAAAAAAGAAAAACAAAAGATTATGTTGAAATTATCGAAACAATGCAAAATAATAAACTTGCAAAAATAGCCGGACAAATAGAAGAAAAGAAAACCGTTAAACTTGTTCTGATTGCGGGTCCCTCAAGTTCCGGAAAAACAACAACGGCAAAAAAACTTTCTATGCAGCTGCGAGTTCTCGGGTTTGACCCTCATATTATCAGCCTTGATGATTTTTACTTAGGTTCGGCAAAAACACCGATCGGAGAAGACGGCAAGCCGGATTATGAGTGTCTGGAAGCAATTGATGTTCCGCTTATCAATGAAATCCTTTTAAAACTTTTTAATGGAGAAATGGTTGAATTGCCTTCATATAATTTTAAAACGGGAGAGCGTGAGTATCGAGGAAAAACATTGCAATGCAATGAACGCTCTATTGTAATTATGGAAGGAATTCACGGTTTAAACGATAAAACAACCGCAGAAATAGATCCTAATCTAAAATTCAAAATCTATCTTTCAGCTTTAACTCAACTCAATCTTGACGATCACAACAGAATACCGACATCCGACAATAGACTGCTGCGCAGAATTGTCCGCGATGCGCAATTCAGAAGCACCGCCGCTTCAAAAACAATCGAAATGTGGGAAAATGTACGCTCGGGAGAAGCAAAATATATCTTTCCCTATCAGGGAAATGCGGATGCGATGTTCAATACCGCGTTAGACTATGAACTTTCGGTTTTAAAAATTTATGCGGAGCCCTTGTTACGCACGGTAAAACCGACGGATCCCTCCTATAGCGAAGCTTCAAGATTACTTATGTTCTTAAATAACTTTTTATCTATTTCTCCGTCATTTGTACCGGGACAGTCTATTTTAAGAGAATTTATCGGCGACAGCGATTTTTCTTATCGATAA
- a CDS encoding glycoside-pentoside-hexuronide (GPH):cation symporter produces MRNEDLSTRAYAFGTFGRDMVFALVSMYLLYYLTDVVNITKETLAWVSLIMVSCRIFDALNDPIMGVIVDNTETGYGKFKPWILGGMIFSALFTVLLFTDFGLQGKKFLLSFAVLYLCWGLSYTAHDISYWSMLPALTQDQKKRGKIGSFAKICATLGLFSVVISIIPITNYLAERFSSKTQAFHIYAFAVVLCMLLCLTPTLLFTVEDKTIQKTKPSTPLNELFSVIVKNDQLLWITISMVLFTIGYTTTSSFGIYYCKYLYGNENAYSLFALVLGISQIASLAAFPILSKKHKRSGIYQLAIVLVICGYFLMYFSEFLLILIAIAGCFIFFGSGLIQILMLMFIADTVEYGQLKLGRRNNSITLSLQPLIYKTGGAVASGIVGATLIFCGIQEQGFEIMSPAQITLFKIAMLVFPLSCIIFGYFIYTKKYIIDEKKYAEILANLNEDNSDSAPSK; encoded by the coding sequence ATGAGAAATGAAGATTTATCGACACGGGCTTATGCTTTCGGAACTTTTGGCAGAGATATGGTATTCGCCCTCGTGAGTATGTATTTATTGTATTATCTTACGGATGTAGTCAATATTACCAAAGAAACTCTGGCATGGGTTTCTCTCATCATGGTGAGTTGCCGTATTTTTGATGCTCTGAATGACCCAATCATGGGGGTAATTGTTGACAATACCGAAACTGGGTACGGCAAATTTAAGCCTTGGATACTCGGCGGTATGATTTTCTCCGCATTGTTTACCGTATTACTTTTTACTGACTTTGGATTACAAGGAAAAAAATTTCTGCTTTCTTTTGCCGTTCTATATTTATGCTGGGGATTAAGTTATACCGCACATGATATTTCATATTGGTCAATGCTGCCGGCTCTTACGCAAGACCAGAAAAAACGGGGAAAAATCGGATCTTTTGCAAAAATTTGCGCAACTTTGGGGCTTTTTTCTGTTGTAATTAGTATTATTCCCATCACGAATTATCTTGCAGAACGTTTCTCAAGTAAAACTCAGGCTTTTCATATATATGCGTTCGCCGTTGTATTATGTATGCTTCTTTGCTTAACTCCAACACTTTTATTTACCGTCGAAGATAAAACTATCCAAAAAACAAAGCCATCAACTCCTTTAAATGAACTTTTTTCGGTTATTGTAAAAAACGACCAGTTGCTTTGGATCACAATTTCTATGGTATTATTTACGATCGGATATACAACAACCTCGAGTTTCGGAATTTATTATTGTAAATATCTTTACGGGAACGAAAATGCGTATAGCCTTTTTGCTCTGGTTTTAGGAATTTCCCAAATTGCTTCTTTAGCGGCATTTCCGATTTTGTCAAAAAAACACAAACGTTCAGGGATCTATCAACTTGCGATTGTGCTTGTTATTTGCGGATATTTTCTGATGTATTTTTCAGAGTTTTTACTTATCCTTATTGCAATTGCAGGTTGTTTTATATTTTTTGGAAGCGGATTAATACAGATTCTTATGCTTATGTTTATAGCCGATACGGTTGAATACGGACAGCTAAAACTTGGCAGAAGAAATAATTCTATAACTCTTTCTCTACAACCGTTGATTTATAAAACAGGCGGCGCCGTTGCAAGCGGAATTGTGGGAGCCACACTTATTTTTTGCGGTATACAAGAGCAAGGATTTGAAATAATGTCGCCGGCACAAATAACGTTATTTAAAATAGCGATGCTTGTATTTCCTCTTAGCTGTATTATTTTCGGGTATTTTATTTATACCAAGAAATATATTATTGATGAAAAAAAATATGCCGAGATTCTTGCAAATCTAAACGAGGATAATTCCGATTCCGCACCCTCTAAATAA
- the nagB gene encoding glucosamine-6-phosphate deaminase: MRVIIKPNYDGCAKWAADYICKKINVFQPTEEKPFVLGLPTGSTPLGVYKELIRLHKANEISFKNVVTFNMDEYVGLKPDHPQSYHRFMMDNFFSHIDIDLKNVHILNGLAEDLVKECADYEAAIASYGKIHLFMGGIGPDGHIAFNEPGSSLASRTRVKTLTQDTVIANSRFFNGNLNEVPKTALTVGVGTIMDSEEVMILATGHNKARALRHGIEEGVNHLWTISALQLHQHAIIVCDEPATYELKVGTVAYFTDIEKKTIG, translated from the coding sequence ATGCGTGTAATTATTAAGCCGAATTATGACGGTTGTGCAAAGTGGGCGGCGGATTATATTTGTAAAAAAATCAATGTGTTTCAGCCGACGGAGGAAAAGCCTTTTGTGCTGGGACTTCCGACCGGTTCAACGCCACTTGGAGTATATAAAGAGCTTATTCGCCTGCACAAGGCAAATGAGATTTCTTTTAAAAATGTGGTAACCTTTAACATGGACGAGTATGTTGGACTGAAGCCCGACCATCCGCAAAGTTATCATCGATTTATGATGGACAATTTTTTTTCGCATATCGATATTGATTTAAAAAATGTGCATATCTTAAACGGGCTTGCAGAAGATTTAGTAAAAGAATGTGCGGACTATGAGGCGGCAATTGCGTCATACGGCAAAATTCATTTGTTTATGGGCGGCATCGGGCCGGACGGGCATATCGCATTTAACGAGCCCGGCTCTTCACTCGCTTCCCGTACCAGAGTTAAAACATTAACGCAGGATACGGTTATTGCAAACTCAAGATTTTTTAACGGGAATTTGAATGAGGTTCCCAAAACCGCTTTGACGGTCGGCGTAGGAACCATTATGGATTCTGAAGAAGTGATGATTTTGGCAACCGGGCACAACAAGGCGCGGGCGCTGCGGCACGGAATTGAAGAAGGGGTAAACCATCTGTGGACTATTTCCGCCCTGCAGTTACATCAGCATGCGATTATTGTTTGCGATGAGCCGGCAACCTATGAGTTAAAAGTGGGTACGGTCGCTTATTTTACCGATATAGAAAAGAAAACCATCGGCTGA
- a CDS encoding AAA family ATPase, producing MTTKEIADILTQALSTVIKGKKREISLFLTVYLAGGHILIEDIPGTGKTTLVKSLAALIERNGEPVQFQRIQCTPDLLPYDITGVDVFNAAEQRFEFMPGPVFADILLADELNRTPPKVQSALLQAMEEWQVSIGRETHALNPLLFIAATQNPTETLGTYPLPAAQLDRFAAKISLGYPDEAAELAILQEDPAASELPLLKPLVSESDILASRLEQKKVFIHPALEKAIVQICNKTRLHQELKLGASPRAGLQLAKNIRAYALMQGRSWAEDKDIALFAPYTLAHRCIGAERGINVFAVIAAVTGEVLSTMNKKTDWSKGAE from the coding sequence ATGACAACAAAAGAAATTGCGGATATTTTAACACAAGCCCTCAGCACGGTTATTAAGGGGAAAAAGCGGGAAATCAGTCTTTTTCTGACAGTCTACCTTGCAGGCGGGCATATTCTTATTGAAGATATTCCGGGAACGGGCAAAACAACCTTGGTAAAAAGTTTGGCAGCCCTCATCGAAAGGAATGGGGAGCCGGTACAATTTCAGCGGATTCAGTGTACACCTGATTTGTTGCCGTACGATATTACCGGTGTTGATGTTTTTAATGCGGCGGAGCAAAGGTTTGAGTTTATGCCCGGCCCCGTGTTTGCGGATATTCTGCTTGCCGATGAGTTAAACAGAACGCCGCCGAAGGTGCAATCCGCCTTGCTCCAAGCAATGGAAGAGTGGCAGGTAAGCATCGGCAGAGAAACACATGCGCTTAATCCGCTTCTTTTTATTGCCGCAACGCAAAATCCTACCGAAACGCTAGGAACCTATCCGCTGCCGGCAGCACAGCTTGACCGCTTTGCCGCAAAGATTTCTTTAGGCTATCCTGATGAAGCGGCGGAGCTTGCTATTTTGCAGGAAGACCCCGCCGCCTCTGAACTGCCTTTGCTGAAACCGCTTGTTTCCGAATCGGATATTCTTGCTTCGCGGCTTGAGCAAAAAAAGGTATTCATTCACCCCGCCTTGGAAAAAGCGATTGTGCAAATCTGCAATAAAACCAGATTACATCAGGAACTGAAACTCGGCGCCTCTCCGCGGGCGGGATTGCAATTAGCAAAAAACATCCGAGCCTATGCGCTTATGCAAGGGCGCTCGTGGGCGGAAGACAAAGACATTGCATTATTTGCTCCCTATACCTTAGCACACCGTTGTATCGGAGCCGAGCGCGGCATCAATGTATTTGCGGTTATAGCTGCTGTTACCGGCGAAGTATTATCAACGATGAATAAAAAAACAGATTGGTCAAAGGGCGCTGAATGA